A portion of the Acidobacteriaceae bacterium genome contains these proteins:
- a CDS encoding penicillin-binding transpeptidase domain-containing protein, whose product MRNWMAAGLALAAMATPLLAQSHKSTAGRHAHAAAPHHSKATTATKHHSSGTHSATKHVTTRGARRAGVALHPRAHIHAERFYTSSFVTTPQGEGDVTAGEDPVVRAAAIEALGNMNGTVLAIDPSSGRILTMVNQKLALSAGAEPCSTIKVMVALAGLKEGLIKADTPVSLGGHYSLDLTHALAKSVNLYFEVLGRALGFERVKHYANEFGLGELAGYNIAGEQLGTYPDVPLPQAQGGVGRMCSFGESISMTPLQLGALVSSIANGGTLYYLQHPTTKEEVKDFQPKVKRLVDIKNIVPEILPGMAGAVNYGTARGLHASFVSFPVLGKTGTCSNNGTRYGWFVSYGEAPTGRIVTVIFLNGDHNVAGPRAAELTGVFYKAMLERNYFAPGGTAPSQTTTAPAAQAVGQ is encoded by the coding sequence ATGCGGAACTGGATGGCGGCTGGATTGGCGTTGGCGGCGATGGCGACACCGTTGCTGGCACAGAGTCATAAGTCGACGGCTGGCCGTCATGCCCATGCTGCGGCTCCACATCACTCCAAGGCGACGACGGCTACGAAGCATCACAGCAGCGGAACACACAGCGCGACGAAGCATGTGACAACGCGTGGTGCACGCCGTGCTGGTGTGGCCCTGCATCCCAGGGCACATATTCACGCGGAACGCTTCTATACATCGAGCTTTGTGACGACGCCGCAGGGTGAAGGCGATGTGACTGCTGGGGAAGATCCGGTTGTTCGCGCGGCTGCGATTGAAGCGCTGGGCAATATGAATGGCACGGTGCTGGCGATCGATCCTTCGAGCGGCCGCATTCTGACAATGGTGAACCAGAAGCTGGCGCTAAGCGCAGGCGCGGAGCCTTGCTCGACGATCAAGGTCATGGTCGCGTTGGCGGGATTGAAGGAAGGCCTGATCAAGGCTGATACGCCGGTGAGTCTTGGTGGGCATTACTCGCTGGACTTGACCCATGCGTTGGCGAAGAGCGTGAACCTGTACTTTGAGGTTTTGGGGCGAGCGCTTGGGTTTGAGCGTGTGAAGCACTACGCGAATGAGTTTGGGCTGGGCGAACTGGCTGGATACAACATTGCCGGTGAACAGCTAGGGACGTATCCTGACGTTCCGCTGCCGCAGGCGCAGGGGGGCGTAGGCCGGATGTGCTCATTTGGCGAGTCGATCAGCATGACGCCGCTGCAGCTTGGCGCGCTGGTTTCCTCGATTGCGAACGGCGGCACGCTCTACTATCTGCAGCACCCGACGACGAAGGAAGAAGTGAAAGACTTCCAGCCGAAGGTGAAGCGCCTAGTCGACATCAAGAACATTGTGCCGGAGATTCTGCCGGGCATGGCGGGTGCGGTGAACTATGGCACGGCGCGTGGGCTTCATGCGAGCTTCGTGTCGTTCCCAGTACTGGGGAAGACGGGCACATGCTCCAACAACGGAACGCGCTATGGCTGGTTTGTAAGCTATGGCGAAGCCCCGACGGGGCGCATCGTGACGGTGATCTTCTTGAACGGCGATCACAATGTAGCCGGGCCGCGTGCGGCGGAGTTGACCGGTGTGTTCTACAAGGCGATGCTGGAACGCAACTACTTTGCACCGGGTGGCACGGCCCCTTCGCAGACCACGACCGCTCCTGCGGCGCAGGCTGTTGGTCAGTAA
- a CDS encoding NAD(P)H-hydrate dehydratase — protein sequence MKILSAQEMAAADRRSVEAGISISELMANAGHAVAEFVREQFPERRNIVVLAGKGNNGGDGMVAAAELAEGYGDVRIALLGRASELKGEALAAWENAGEAAKIEVENIDDLLEALEDADLIVDAVVGTGFKPPLRGMAAMARDLVNELPLPVLAVDLPSGWSADSLEEKTPEAFRADAVVTFAAPKLAHVFGHLTAPEVFAPVVVAQIGTPSDAIVSEAKLSWTGESKAITEKPRDINSNKGRFGHVLIVGGAYGKAGAPSMASLAALRAGAGLVTAAVEREILPLVAGIAPELMMAPLDLSTTSFDALTKGITVAGVGPGLGTSDEAKAFVERFVSEVDLPMVLDADALNIVAGRLSLLKEAVDAGKAKGKPRTIVLTPHPGEMGRLAGLTVKEVEADRVGLARKFATENGVTLVLKGWRTLVAHPDGRIAVNTTGNPSMAKGGSGDILTGIVAAMVGQFPERVAEAVEAAVYLHGLAGDFACRAQDEHTVLATDTATHLCEAFQSRSVDGGGVTWITGLAAR from the coding sequence ATGAAGATTCTTTCTGCACAAGAGATGGCCGCGGCGGATCGCCGTTCGGTTGAAGCTGGTATTTCGATCAGTGAGTTGATGGCGAACGCCGGTCACGCTGTCGCCGAGTTTGTGCGCGAGCAGTTTCCCGAGCGTCGCAACATCGTGGTGCTGGCGGGCAAAGGCAACAACGGCGGCGATGGCATGGTGGCTGCGGCTGAACTCGCGGAAGGCTACGGCGATGTGCGCATCGCGTTGCTGGGGCGTGCAAGTGAGTTGAAGGGTGAAGCGTTGGCTGCGTGGGAGAACGCGGGCGAGGCTGCGAAGATCGAAGTCGAGAATATTGACGATCTGTTGGAGGCGCTGGAGGATGCTGACCTGATCGTCGATGCTGTGGTGGGTACAGGATTTAAACCTCCGCTGCGTGGGATGGCAGCGATGGCACGCGACCTGGTGAATGAGTTGCCGCTGCCGGTGCTGGCTGTGGACCTGCCCAGTGGATGGAGTGCAGATTCGCTGGAAGAGAAGACTCCCGAAGCGTTTCGCGCGGATGCTGTTGTGACGTTTGCTGCTCCGAAGCTGGCACATGTGTTCGGTCATCTGACGGCTCCGGAGGTCTTCGCCCCGGTGGTTGTGGCGCAGATTGGAACGCCGTCCGATGCGATCGTCTCCGAGGCAAAGCTGTCATGGACAGGCGAAAGCAAGGCGATTACGGAGAAGCCGCGTGACATCAACTCAAACAAAGGCCGTTTCGGACATGTGCTGATTGTGGGCGGAGCGTACGGCAAGGCTGGCGCGCCGTCGATGGCAAGCCTGGCAGCGCTGCGAGCCGGTGCAGGGCTGGTGACGGCAGCGGTCGAGCGCGAGATTCTGCCGCTCGTGGCGGGGATTGCCCCGGAGTTGATGATGGCTCCGCTGGACCTTTCGACTACGAGTTTTGACGCGTTAACGAAGGGCATTACCGTGGCGGGAGTGGGACCCGGGCTGGGAACGAGTGATGAGGCGAAGGCGTTTGTGGAGCGCTTTGTTTCTGAGGTCGATCTGCCGATGGTGCTCGATGCGGACGCGCTGAATATTGTGGCCGGGCGTTTGTCGCTGCTCAAAGAGGCTGTCGATGCAGGCAAGGCCAAAGGCAAGCCAAGGACGATTGTGCTGACACCGCATCCGGGCGAGATGGGTCGTTTGGCCGGGCTGACCGTGAAGGAAGTCGAGGCAGATCGCGTCGGGCTGGCCCGGAAGTTTGCCACGGAGAACGGTGTGACGCTGGTGCTGAAGGGCTGGCGGACGTTGGTGGCGCACCCCGATGGGCGCATCGCCGTGAACACAACCGGCAACCCCAGCATGGCGAAGGGCGGCTCGGGAGACATTCTCACGGGCATCGTTGCGGCGATGGTGGGGCAGTTTCCGGAGCGTGTGGCCGAGGCCGTGGAGGCTGCGGTGTACTTGCACGGATTGGCGGGAGACTTCGCCTGCCGTGCGCAGGATGAGCACACGGTGCTCGCAACGGACACGGCGACGCACTTGTGCGAGGCGTTTCAATCGCGCTCGGTGGACGGCGGCGGCGTGACATGGATTACAGGACTGGCGGCACGATGA
- the tsaE gene encoding tRNA (adenosine(37)-N6)-threonylcarbamoyltransferase complex ATPase subunit type 1 TsaE has protein sequence MREWTREKRLRTRSVNGTLALGEMMTELLLAPKLVVLRGQLGAGKTTLVRGMAQAIGADVSEVSSPTFTLVQEYRGRKTRLFHLDLYRLEEERELEGIGLWELMEEPDTLVMVEWGDRFASVMERADAEIFMEQGEEENERLLLVHWRD, from the coding sequence ATGAGAGAGTGGACTCGCGAGAAGCGGCTGCGTACGCGCAGCGTGAATGGAACGCTTGCCCTGGGCGAGATGATGACGGAGCTTCTGCTGGCCCCGAAGCTTGTTGTGCTGCGTGGCCAGTTGGGTGCAGGGAAGACGACGCTGGTGCGCGGCATGGCGCAGGCCATCGGCGCGGATGTGAGCGAGGTTTCCAGCCCTACGTTCACGCTGGTGCAGGAGTATCGCGGACGGAAGACGAGACTCTTTCACCTCGATTTGTATCGGTTGGAAGAAGAGCGCGAGCTTGAGGGAATCGGCTTGTGGGAGCTGATGGAAGAGCCGGATACGCTGGTGATGGTCGAGTGGGGTGACCGCTTTGCGTCCGTGATGGAGCGGGCCGATGCGGAGATCTTTATGGAGCAGGGCGAGGAAGAGAACGAACGCCTGCTGCTGGTTCACTGGCGGGATTAG
- a CDS encoding class I SAM-dependent methyltransferase, translating to MKILSFPNPANDLLVDRADAAFPQPDAPSSYALPAKLYTLTTMPPRKNSPIVPAVHPFDRDHGTDTSGLIPGTTIAQDTAHKHEDLTAYYGIAPSILEALADLWLQQLHPQRPIEQTVFLDVGAGKGRAVLLASQLPFLRVEGIELNPELARVATRNIELWHNDPTAEPLAPIVLHNADATTHPLPSAPTLAFLFHPFEAMLLRRFLRHVEQSQAADSQPFDLIYANAEHDSLLDHDPCFTRIWLGRVPMSPDDHLADLAEIAQQAEYGSTGDELCAIYRFHPRGSK from the coding sequence ATGAAAATCCTTAGCTTCCCGAACCCCGCGAACGATCTGCTTGTCGACCGCGCAGACGCCGCTTTCCCACAGCCGGACGCGCCGTCCTCTTACGCTCTGCCCGCAAAGCTCTACACTCTAACCACCATGCCGCCGCGCAAGAACTCCCCGATCGTCCCCGCCGTTCATCCCTTCGACCGCGACCACGGCACCGACACCTCCGGCCTCATCCCCGGCACGACCATCGCGCAGGACACAGCGCACAAGCACGAAGACCTCACGGCCTACTACGGCATCGCGCCCTCCATCCTCGAAGCACTCGCCGACCTCTGGCTGCAGCAGCTTCACCCGCAACGGCCCATTGAGCAGACCGTCTTCCTCGACGTTGGCGCAGGCAAAGGACGAGCTGTTCTGCTCGCCTCACAACTGCCCTTCCTCCGCGTCGAGGGCATCGAACTAAATCCCGAACTCGCCCGCGTTGCCACGCGCAACATCGAGCTTTGGCACAACGATCCCACCGCCGAACCGCTCGCACCCATCGTGCTGCACAACGCCGACGCGACCACCCATCCGCTGCCTAGCGCGCCCACATTGGCCTTCCTCTTCCACCCCTTTGAGGCCATGCTCCTGCGCCGCTTCCTGCGCCATGTCGAGCAGTCACAGGCCGCCGATTCGCAGCCCTTCGACCTCATCTACGCCAACGCCGAGCACGACTCCCTGCTCGACCACGATCCCTGCTTCACCCGCATCTGGCTGGGCCGCGTCCCTATGTCGCCTGACGACCATCTCGCCGACCTCGCCGAGATCGCCCAGCAGGCCGAGTACGGTTCCACCGGCGACGAACTCTGTGCGATCTACCGCTTTCACCCCCGCGGAAGCAAGTAA
- a CDS encoding DUF59 domain-containing protein, which translates to MTEADLLLALRDCFDPVSRQNIVDAHLVQGFSLTPDEDAPGVGIPGVPAKFIAHVRLLSPTSDEGLNAQLSAQIENRLAGLETISRTELKLLPPLFPMLR; encoded by the coding sequence ATGACCGAAGCCGACCTCCTACTCGCCCTGCGCGACTGCTTCGATCCCGTCTCGCGCCAAAATATCGTGGACGCACACCTTGTGCAGGGCTTCAGCCTCACGCCTGACGAGGACGCTCCCGGCGTCGGCATCCCCGGCGTCCCCGCGAAGTTCATCGCTCACGTTCGCCTGCTCTCCCCGACCAGCGACGAAGGCCTGAACGCTCAGCTCTCCGCGCAGATCGAGAACCGTCTCGCGGGCCTCGAAACCATCTCCCGCACAGAGTTGAAGCTGCTTCCGCCGCTCTTCCCCATGCTCCGCTAG
- a CDS encoding polyprenyl synthetase family protein, which produces MSVDVQSLLKSGVLVTDEALERLLPAATTAPHSIHRAMRHSTFAGGKRLRPILAMEAARAVAGTLPEGAVELGAALEMVHTYSLIHDDLPALDNDDLRRGKPTCHVVYGEAIAILAGDALQTLAFQTIAQLPASPPTVVEILHDFAFAIGTGVGPTPGSDLPGELPPGMIGGQVMDIEGEGQKPTASLVEQIHRAKTGALITTSIVTGGLLGLGYCLAQGKTAGFTCTHADAISALRTFGEKAGLAFQIVDDVLDMTQTSEELGKTAGKDTATEKSTWPAVYGLEQSIKDAETLIADAFAALAPFGPAAEPLKALASYLVDRKH; this is translated from the coding sequence ATGTCCGTCGACGTTCAATCCCTCCTGAAGTCCGGTGTCCTCGTCACCGACGAAGCGCTAGAGCGCCTGTTGCCCGCGGCCACCACGGCGCCGCACTCCATCCACCGCGCCATGCGGCACTCCACCTTCGCCGGTGGAAAGCGCCTCCGCCCCATCCTTGCGATGGAAGCCGCGCGTGCCGTCGCCGGAACGCTCCCAGAAGGCGCTGTCGAACTCGGCGCTGCCCTCGAGATGGTGCACACCTACTCGCTCATCCACGACGATCTTCCGGCGCTCGACAACGACGACCTCCGCCGCGGCAAGCCCACCTGCCACGTCGTCTACGGAGAAGCCATCGCGATCCTCGCGGGCGATGCCCTGCAGACGCTCGCCTTTCAGACCATCGCGCAGCTTCCCGCCTCCCCGCCCACGGTCGTTGAGATCCTCCACGACTTCGCCTTTGCTATCGGCACAGGCGTCGGCCCCACGCCCGGCTCGGACCTCCCTGGCGAGTTGCCTCCCGGCATGATCGGCGGCCAGGTGATGGATATCGAAGGCGAAGGCCAGAAGCCCACCGCTTCGCTCGTTGAACAGATTCACAGGGCCAAGACCGGCGCGCTCATCACCACCAGCATCGTCACCGGCGGCCTGCTCGGCCTCGGCTACTGCCTCGCGCAGGGCAAGACCGCAGGTTTCACCTGCACGCACGCCGACGCCATCAGCGCTCTGCGTACCTTCGGCGAAAAGGCCGGGCTCGCCTTCCAGATCGTCGACGACGTCCTCGACATGACGCAGACCTCGGAAGAGCTCGGCAAGACCGCAGGCAAGGACACCGCGACCGAAAAGTCCACCTGGCCCGCCGTCTACGGTCTCGAGCAATCCATCAAGGACGCCGAAACCCTCATCGCCGACGCCTTCGCCGCACTCGCTCCCTTCGGCCCTGCAGCCGAGCCGCTCAAGGCGCTGGCCAGCTACCTCGTCGACCGCAAGCACTAA
- a CDS encoding MOSC domain-containing protein, with amino-acid sequence MTAAIESVSLSPAHGFSKQPRNSIRLLTGEGVEGDAHCGRFIQHLYLQRKDPTTPNHSQVHLFASEMLDELRGKGFAVAAGELGENVLTRGIDLLALPTGTRLYLGNKAVVELTGLRTPCHQIDKLQNGLQQHLWGDREASGKRSRRAGVMSIVLTGGDVHAGDPMRVEFPPEPHQPLVPV; translated from the coding sequence ATGACTGCCGCCATAGAGTCCGTCAGCCTTAGTCCTGCGCATGGTTTCAGCAAGCAGCCGCGCAACAGCATCCGCCTTCTCACTGGGGAAGGTGTCGAAGGCGACGCACACTGCGGCCGCTTCATCCAGCACCTCTACCTGCAGCGTAAAGACCCGACCACACCCAACCACTCGCAGGTTCACCTCTTCGCCAGCGAGATGCTCGACGAACTTCGCGGCAAAGGCTTCGCTGTCGCCGCGGGAGAACTCGGAGAAAACGTTCTCACACGCGGCATCGACTTACTCGCACTGCCCACCGGCACGCGGCTCTACCTGGGCAACAAAGCCGTCGTTGAACTCACAGGCCTGCGCACGCCTTGCCACCAGATTGACAAGCTACAGAACGGCCTGCAACAACACCTCTGGGGAGACCGCGAAGCCAGCGGCAAGCGCAGCCGTAGAGCGGGCGTCATGAGCATCGTGCTCACCGGCGGCGACGTCCACGCAGGCGACCCGATGCGTGTTGAGTTTCCTCCTGAACCGCATCAGCCGTTGGTGCCGGTTTAG
- a CDS encoding TonB-dependent receptor, which yields MVFKWRSIMTWVVMAVFFVAFTGGERAAAQSSSAGVVGSVSDASGARLPGAKLVLTNVDTNVVRETTSNNAGDYTFAGVPPARYTLAISAASFQTQKFAAFEVAVDQKVNIAATLKPGDVATSVTVEAEGAQVESTTAQLGTVIGTQQVNNLPLNGRNFTQLLQLTPGATPISTGQNAGGSGAAINSGSSFEFPAINGQNNRSTLYLVDGINDNNSHYNEYAVPPIIDVVQEFKINTHNDAQYGQVLGGVVNIITKSGTNSLHGSAWEFIRNNDFDAHTYFPSATNQYHQNQFGAQAGGPVLLPKIYNGRNKTFFEVGFEGFHYSKAAQSYYLQPTAAQLGESTWGGPQNLAFADFSPATTGCTLGTAAALATSKCQLYNPTGTANANSNRPAFAGNQIPVSLLDPHAVAFVNAVFGPPITIPGISPTVDNGQITTPTRQSTYNYTARIDQHLGDHDFLFARYSAFQSDGSSASSLPHLFGASTLDSQQYGVSWTHVFGPTLTAQVQYGRSHISANGTTHFDIANITGIYGMDPAYSQSYIDGITVAPILSVSGGFSGGETNSPSANLTNIHEYLGSVTKTHGRHTMQAGGGWDQFNYGSIIRQGTITFSGASTANFAGNPGSLAGTGGSAVSAQSGLGLADFLLDQPNAANKRNVNISLRIGGVASIYLQDSWKLSQKLTMTYGLRYDRTVWPQYGKWDSVGKQGSIETGDFDFNNGTYILQVAPPTCAVRGAAPCLPSAVLPPHVVVSPHGNIIHGTKTNVGPRIGMAYAANSTLAIRAGFGIVFDNWSGVTQEAQNFQGSWPDIGTLAVSSLNTPGTSAYTTAQNPFGTSSGIFPGATPFGSNNSNYNVDPLTKNPYSVQYNLGFQQQLGRSTIFEMNYVGSESHRLDLGGYYNTGTLSTVSFATRQAQYNANPGAYGNGPGNNPTGQPYPYIIPVKYDHSGGNGTYNALQVTLTRRFSQGLSYNLAYTWSKAIDEGVSEYFGAGGTAGVTGASLEDPYNPRGSRGPSSYNIPHLLTLGLSYAIPVGKNGLITTGKPVADYLLGNWEVGTFFVFRSGQNFSVSSAGDIGNTGNGATYERANLVGNPWQAGAVAGNPTCTPPAGPVRTKTQWFNPCAFATPAPGTLGDSGRSAFQAQKYNQLDASVSRIFPIYRELQFKLRVDAFNSLNHPVLNYPGALTTTPSALGQITSTANSQRQLQFSGKIVF from the coding sequence ATGGTTTTCAAGTGGCGCAGCATCATGACGTGGGTCGTCATGGCAGTATTTTTCGTTGCATTCACTGGCGGGGAAAGAGCGGCTGCACAAAGTTCCTCTGCTGGTGTGGTGGGCAGTGTTTCTGACGCTTCAGGGGCTCGTCTTCCCGGCGCGAAGCTTGTGCTGACGAACGTGGATACGAATGTTGTTCGCGAAACAACGTCGAACAACGCAGGGGATTACACGTTTGCAGGAGTGCCGCCAGCGCGCTACACGCTGGCGATTTCAGCCGCGTCGTTTCAAACGCAGAAGTTTGCTGCCTTTGAAGTTGCGGTCGATCAAAAAGTGAACATCGCAGCAACACTCAAGCCAGGTGATGTCGCGACGAGCGTTACGGTAGAGGCCGAAGGTGCACAGGTGGAGTCCACCACCGCGCAACTCGGTACGGTGATTGGCACGCAGCAGGTAAACAATCTCCCGCTCAATGGGCGTAACTTTACTCAGTTACTACAGCTAACTCCGGGCGCGACTCCGATCAGTACGGGGCAGAACGCTGGCGGCAGCGGAGCGGCGATCAACAGCGGTAGCAGCTTTGAGTTTCCAGCAATCAACGGTCAGAACAATCGTTCGACGTTGTATCTGGTGGATGGCATCAACGACAACAATAGCCACTACAACGAGTACGCTGTGCCGCCGATCATTGATGTGGTGCAGGAGTTCAAGATCAACACGCACAATGATGCGCAGTACGGGCAGGTTCTTGGTGGTGTCGTCAATATCATCACCAAGAGTGGTACGAACTCGTTACACGGGTCTGCGTGGGAGTTTATTCGCAACAACGATTTTGATGCTCACACATACTTTCCGTCGGCGACGAACCAGTATCACCAGAACCAGTTTGGTGCGCAGGCGGGCGGCCCTGTGTTGCTTCCGAAGATTTACAACGGCCGCAACAAAACGTTCTTCGAAGTTGGTTTTGAAGGGTTTCATTACAGCAAGGCGGCACAGTCCTATTACCTGCAGCCAACGGCAGCACAGCTTGGCGAGAGTACGTGGGGTGGGCCGCAGAACTTAGCGTTTGCTGATTTCAGTCCCGCTACAACAGGGTGCACACTGGGAACGGCAGCTGCTCTGGCCACGTCAAAGTGCCAGCTCTACAACCCTACCGGCACGGCAAACGCGAACTCAAATCGTCCTGCATTCGCGGGCAATCAAATTCCCGTATCCCTGCTTGATCCTCACGCGGTCGCGTTTGTGAATGCTGTCTTCGGGCCGCCGATTACGATTCCTGGAATCTCCCCAACTGTAGACAACGGGCAAATTACTACGCCTACGCGGCAGTCCACCTACAACTACACGGCGCGTATCGATCAGCATCTCGGCGATCACGACTTTCTTTTTGCTCGTTACTCTGCCTTCCAGTCAGACGGCTCGAGCGCCTCCAGTCTTCCGCATCTCTTCGGAGCTTCCACGTTGGACTCGCAACAGTATGGCGTTAGCTGGACACATGTCTTTGGCCCCACGCTGACAGCACAGGTGCAGTACGGACGTTCGCACATTAGTGCGAATGGAACGACTCACTTCGACATTGCCAATATCACTGGCATTTACGGCATGGATCCGGCGTACTCGCAAAGCTACATCGATGGCATCACGGTAGCACCGATTCTGTCTGTTTCCGGCGGCTTTAGCGGTGGTGAAACCAATAGCCCCTCGGCCAACCTTACGAATATCCACGAGTATCTTGGCTCCGTAACGAAGACCCACGGGCGTCATACGATGCAGGCTGGCGGTGGGTGGGACCAGTTCAATTACGGCAGCATTATTCGTCAGGGAACGATCACGTTCAGCGGTGCGTCCACGGCAAACTTCGCCGGTAATCCAGGATCTCTTGCGGGGACAGGTGGCTCTGCTGTCAGCGCGCAGTCGGGGCTTGGCCTGGCTGACTTCTTGCTCGATCAACCGAACGCAGCCAACAAGCGCAACGTAAATATCAGTCTTCGTATCGGTGGCGTTGCGAGCATTTACCTGCAGGATAGCTGGAAGTTGTCGCAAAAGCTGACGATGACGTATGGCCTTCGTTATGACAGAACGGTGTGGCCGCAGTACGGGAAATGGGATTCGGTCGGCAAGCAGGGCAGCATTGAGACCGGTGATTTCGATTTCAATAACGGTACCTATATTTTGCAGGTTGCGCCGCCTACATGTGCTGTGCGTGGAGCAGCTCCATGCCTGCCGTCTGCGGTTCTGCCGCCGCATGTTGTTGTCTCTCCGCATGGCAACATCATCCACGGCACAAAGACGAATGTTGGGCCACGCATAGGTATGGCTTATGCTGCGAACTCTACGCTGGCTATTCGTGCAGGCTTTGGCATCGTCTTTGATAACTGGTCTGGTGTCACGCAGGAAGCGCAGAACTTTCAAGGCTCGTGGCCGGACATCGGCACGCTTGCCGTTAGCAGTCTGAACACGCCGGGAACTTCGGCGTATACGACGGCTCAGAACCCCTTCGGTACGAGTTCCGGCATCTTCCCTGGCGCAACTCCGTTTGGATCGAATAACTCGAACTATAACGTTGACCCTCTGACGAAGAACCCTTACTCCGTGCAATACAATCTTGGCTTTCAGCAGCAACTTGGGCGTTCAACGATCTTCGAGATGAACTATGTTGGATCGGAGTCGCATCGTCTTGATCTCGGCGGCTACTACAACACAGGTACGCTTTCTACTGTTTCGTTTGCAACACGCCAGGCGCAGTACAACGCGAATCCTGGCGCTTACGGAAACGGTCCTGGAAACAACCCAACAGGGCAGCCCTACCCCTACATCATTCCTGTGAAGTATGACCACTCCGGCGGCAACGGAACGTACAACGCTCTGCAGGTGACTCTGACCCGTCGCTTCTCTCAAGGGCTGAGTTACAACCTCGCTTATACCTGGAGCAAGGCTATTGATGAAGGTGTTTCCGAGTACTTTGGTGCAGGCGGAACGGCTGGGGTGACGGGTGCTTCGCTGGAAGATCCTTACAACCCTCGCGGAAGTCGTGGACCATCAAGCTACAACATTCCACACCTGTTGACGCTGGGACTTTCGTACGCGATTCCCGTGGGCAAGAATGGTTTGATTACTACAGGTAAGCCTGTAGCGGACTACCTTCTCGGCAATTGGGAGGTAGGTACGTTCTTCGTCTTCCGTTCTGGACAGAACTTCAGCGTTTCGTCCGCAGGAGATATTGGCAACACTGGCAACGGTGCAACGTATGAACGAGCGAACCTTGTAGGAAACCCGTGGCAAGCAGGTGCGGTCGCCGGTAACCCGACATGTACGCCGCCTGCTGGGCCCGTGCGCACAAAGACGCAATGGTTCAATCCGTGCGCATTTGCTACACCCGCGCCAGGAACGCTTGGAGACTCCGGGCGCAGTGCGTTCCAGGCACAGAAGTACAACCAACTCGATGCCTCTGTTTCACGCATCTTTCCTATCTATCGTGAGCTGCAGTTCAAGCTGCGTGTTGATGCGTTTAACTCGTTGAACCATCCGGTATTGAATTATCCAGGTGCGCTCACTACGACGCCTTCTGCATTAGGGCAGATAACGAGCACTGCGAACTCACAACGTCAACTACAGTTCTCTGGCAAGATTGTGTTCTAG